From Mariprofundus sp. NF, the proteins below share one genomic window:
- the lipA gene encoding lipoyl synthase, translated as MSRKVIPIQVETPGEPMIGKPKWLKVRAPMSREYKSISEMMRKLKLNTVCEEASCPNIGGCWKQGSATFMILGRVCTRTCAFCDVATGKPDPVDPDEAVNLATAVAEIGLKHVVITSVDRDDLKDGGAGHYATVIRELKARQPEVTIEILTPDFQRKPDSCLNTIIEAGPDIFNHNLETVPRLYRSVRPGARYFTSLRLLQRAKELDPNVVTKSGIMLGLGEERDEVLQVLDDMREANIDILTIGQYLRPSEKHHPVMKYWSPEEFDDFKYIAEKKGFGMVASGPLVRSSFHADEVFQQLKLKDRG; from the coding sequence ATGATTGGCAAGCCGAAATGGCTGAAGGTGCGTGCGCCGATGTCGCGCGAGTACAAGTCTATTTCCGAAATGATGCGCAAACTCAAGCTGAATACCGTTTGCGAAGAGGCCTCCTGCCCCAATATCGGTGGCTGCTGGAAACAGGGTTCGGCGACCTTCATGATTCTTGGTCGTGTCTGTACCCGTACCTGTGCTTTCTGCGATGTGGCTACCGGCAAGCCTGATCCAGTTGATCCTGATGAAGCCGTGAATCTGGCTACAGCTGTGGCTGAGATTGGCCTTAAACATGTGGTGATCACTTCGGTGGATCGTGATGATCTCAAAGATGGTGGTGCAGGCCACTATGCGACTGTGATCCGGGAGTTAAAAGCCCGTCAGCCGGAGGTGACCATTGAAATTCTCACCCCCGATTTTCAGCGTAAACCTGACTCCTGCCTGAATACGATCATCGAAGCTGGCCCGGACATCTTCAACCACAATCTGGAAACCGTGCCTCGGCTCTACCGTTCAGTACGTCCGGGTGCACGTTACTTCACATCCCTGCGTCTGCTGCAGCGTGCCAAAGAGCTCGATCCAAATGTGGTGACCAAGTCCGGTATTATGCTGGGACTTGGTGAAGAGCGTGATGAGGTGCTGCAGGTACTCGACGATATGCGCGAGGCGAACATCGATATTCTCACCATCGGCCAGTATCTGCGCCCCAGTGAAAAACATCATCCGGTGATGAAGTACTGGTCGCCAGAAGAGTTCGATGATTTCAAATATATCGCTGAGAAGAAAGGTTTCGGCATGGTCGCCTCCGGGCCACTGGTGCGCTCATCCTTCCATGCCGATGAGGTGTTCCAGCAGTTGAAACTCAAAGATAGAGGTTAA